A single genomic interval of Microbacterium hydrocarbonoxydans harbors:
- a CDS encoding MOSC domain-containing protein: MPRVAALYRYPIKGLTPEAVDSLTVQPDGRVAGDRVLAFRFADAVTPEDRDGLDYWPKARGLALQDFPSVAALRTAYDDDRRLVRLEHAGSILVEAGLDDAGRRDLADAVTDFVLATPEGRRLRRPGRLPLVLVGDGTTSRFQDRARGYVSVHSRASVDALGDALRLGVDDRRFRSNIVIDGVPAWSELGWTGRVQVGVVSFETEGPIVRCLATHADPDSGVRDAKVLTTLTGVIGQSEPTLGRLLLPAAESAVTSGTISIGDDVVTT; the protein is encoded by the coding sequence ATGCCTCGTGTCGCCGCTCTCTATCGCTACCCCATCAAGGGCCTGACGCCGGAGGCGGTCGACTCGCTGACGGTGCAGCCGGATGGTCGGGTGGCCGGCGACCGCGTGCTCGCGTTCCGCTTCGCCGACGCCGTGACGCCGGAGGACCGCGACGGTCTCGACTACTGGCCCAAGGCCAGAGGGCTGGCGCTACAGGACTTTCCCTCCGTCGCAGCGCTTCGCACCGCCTACGACGACGACCGGCGTCTGGTACGGCTCGAGCACGCCGGATCGATCCTTGTCGAGGCGGGGCTCGACGACGCAGGGCGGAGGGATCTCGCGGATGCCGTCACAGACTTCGTCCTGGCGACTCCCGAGGGCCGCCGCCTCCGGCGCCCTGGCAGACTCCCCCTCGTCCTGGTCGGCGACGGCACGACCTCGCGGTTCCAGGACCGGGCCCGGGGGTACGTCTCGGTGCACAGCCGGGCGAGTGTGGATGCGCTCGGCGACGCCCTGCGCCTGGGTGTCGATGACCGACGCTTCCGCTCGAACATCGTGATCGACGGGGTACCCGCGTGGTCCGAGCTCGGGTGGACCGGCCGAGTGCAGGTCGGCGTCGTGTCCTTCGAGACCGAAGGACCCATCGTCCGGTGCCTCGCGACACACGCGGACCCCGACAGCGGCGTGCGGGATGCGAAGGTGCTCACCACCCTCACCGGAGTCATCGGGCAGAGCGAGCCGACGCTCGGCCGCCTCCTCCTCCCCGCTGCGGAGAGTGCCGTGACGTCCGGAACGATCAGCATCGGGGATGACGTCGTCACCACCTGA
- a CDS encoding MFS transporter → MGGGVADLVTSGAQPLWRGRALALIGIVLVAFSLRSAVASLSPVLDHVAEDFPVSSVVVGLIGAAPPVCFAVFGLLTPLFERRFGLERVAVVAIALIAAGLLLRSLAGDSTSLLAATAVVFAGVGSGNVLLPPLVKKYFADRLGLMMTVYSTTMAVSTFVPPLVAVPLADSAGWRVSLGLWGLFAAIALVPWITMLVTNRADAVAAAPTRSADLTGSAPGDATRDATADDDVFVATGPISTAPANPRVFGRLWSLPMAWAIALVFAASSTLAYVSFAWLPTILIDVGGVTPANAGLMLSLFGLMGLPCSLLVPILIVRFQATRPVFFVAIACGLIGLAGFLFLPTVGLPLWVIFFGLAPGLFPLALVLLSIRARTPESAVALSGFVQSIGYAVAAVFPLLIGLLHDATDSWQIPLWLLVGVLIAVIPAGWIAGRRRTIEEDWERRHGRW, encoded by the coding sequence GTGGGTGGAGGGGTCGCAGACCTCGTGACCTCGGGCGCGCAGCCGCTCTGGCGAGGACGCGCGCTCGCGCTGATCGGCATCGTGCTGGTCGCCTTCTCGCTCCGCTCCGCCGTGGCATCCCTGTCGCCGGTGCTGGATCATGTGGCCGAGGACTTCCCGGTCTCCTCCGTCGTGGTCGGACTGATCGGTGCCGCACCGCCGGTCTGCTTCGCCGTGTTCGGTCTGCTCACGCCGCTGTTCGAGCGGCGTTTCGGGCTGGAGAGGGTGGCCGTCGTCGCGATCGCCCTGATCGCGGCCGGACTCCTGCTGCGCAGTCTCGCGGGCGACTCGACATCGCTGCTGGCCGCGACCGCGGTCGTGTTCGCAGGCGTGGGCTCCGGCAACGTGCTGCTGCCCCCGCTGGTGAAGAAGTACTTCGCCGATCGTCTCGGCTTGATGATGACGGTCTACTCGACGACCATGGCGGTGTCGACCTTTGTGCCGCCGTTGGTCGCCGTGCCCCTCGCCGACTCGGCGGGCTGGCGGGTCTCACTCGGGCTGTGGGGCCTCTTCGCCGCGATCGCTCTCGTGCCCTGGATCACCATGCTGGTCACGAACCGCGCGGATGCCGTCGCCGCAGCACCCACCAGGAGCGCCGATCTCACCGGGTCCGCACCGGGTGACGCCACACGCGACGCGACCGCCGACGATGACGTCTTCGTCGCGACGGGTCCGATCTCCACCGCTCCGGCGAACCCCCGGGTGTTCGGGCGACTGTGGAGCCTGCCGATGGCGTGGGCGATCGCGCTGGTGTTCGCGGCATCCTCCACGCTCGCGTACGTGTCGTTCGCCTGGCTGCCGACCATCCTGATCGACGTCGGCGGCGTGACCCCCGCGAACGCCGGTCTGATGCTGTCGCTGTTCGGGCTGATGGGCCTCCCGTGCTCGCTGCTCGTGCCGATCCTGATCGTGCGCTTCCAGGCGACCCGGCCGGTCTTCTTCGTCGCGATCGCCTGCGGACTGATCGGCCTCGCCGGATTCCTCTTCCTGCCGACGGTCGGACTGCCGCTCTGGGTGATCTTCTTCGGGCTCGCACCCGGACTCTTCCCGCTCGCGCTCGTGCTGCTGAGCATCCGTGCCCGCACACCGGAGAGCGCTGTCGCGCTCAGTGGCTTCGTGCAGAGCATCGGCTATGCGGTCGCGGCGGTCTTCCCGCTGCTGATCGGGCTCCTGCACGACGCGACGGACAGCTGGCAGATCCCGCTGTGGCTGCTGGTGGGCGTGCTGATCGCGGTCATCCCGGCCGGATGGATCGCCGGGCGCCGGCGCACGATCGAAGAGGACTGGGAGCGCCGGCACGGACGCTGGTGA
- the purF gene encoding amidophosphoribosyltransferase has translation MCGIVGMVGSAPVNQDIYDALLLLQHRGQDATGIATAEANGVMHNAKAQGMVREAFRTRDMRALLGNVGLGHVRYATKGTASNEEEMQPFYVNAPYGIILIHNGNLTNTRELTADMAKRDRRHLNSSSDTELLLNVLAGELQNTTSTVDLDSERIFEAVERTHERIEGAYAVIAVIAGYGLLAFRDPFGIRPLILGRRPSTVAGAEGRDEWVVTSESLVLENADYEVVREVEPGEAIFITNEGELHSRQCAKDATLAPCAFEYVYLARPDSVMNGVSVYESRLRMGDRLADTIAKHVPMDKIDVVMPIPDSARPAAMEVARKLGIEYREGFYKNRYVGRTFIMPGQAVRKKSVRQKLNAMSTEFQGKNVLLIDDSIVRGTTSKQIIQMARDAGATSVTFASAAPPVRHPHVYGINMPSRHELIAHGRTIPEIAEELGCDHLVYQEVEDLKAAITEGSVLSDLDMSCFDGRYVTGTVSDEYLAWVEGSQTS, from the coding sequence ATGTGCGGCATCGTCGGAATGGTGGGCTCTGCCCCGGTCAATCAGGACATCTACGACGCACTCCTGCTGCTGCAGCACCGCGGTCAGGATGCGACAGGCATCGCCACCGCTGAGGCGAACGGTGTGATGCACAACGCCAAGGCGCAGGGCATGGTGCGCGAGGCGTTCCGCACCCGCGACATGCGCGCGCTGCTCGGCAACGTCGGACTCGGTCATGTGCGCTACGCGACCAAGGGCACGGCCTCGAACGAGGAGGAGATGCAGCCGTTCTACGTGAACGCGCCCTACGGCATCATCCTCATCCACAACGGCAACCTCACCAACACGCGGGAGCTCACGGCCGACATGGCCAAGCGCGACCGTCGGCACCTCAACTCGTCGAGCGACACCGAGCTGCTGCTGAACGTGCTCGCCGGTGAGCTGCAGAACACCACCTCGACCGTCGACCTCGACTCCGAGCGCATCTTCGAGGCCGTCGAGCGCACGCACGAGCGCATCGAGGGCGCGTACGCGGTCATCGCGGTGATCGCCGGCTACGGTCTGCTCGCGTTCCGGGATCCGTTCGGCATCCGTCCGCTGATCCTCGGGCGCCGCCCCTCGACCGTCGCCGGGGCCGAAGGCCGTGACGAGTGGGTCGTGACCAGCGAGTCCCTCGTGCTCGAGAACGCCGACTACGAGGTCGTCCGCGAGGTCGAGCCCGGCGAGGCGATCTTCATCACGAACGAGGGCGAGCTGCACAGCCGTCAGTGCGCGAAGGATGCCACGCTCGCGCCGTGCGCGTTCGAGTACGTCTACCTCGCTCGTCCCGACTCCGTCATGAACGGCGTCTCCGTGTACGAGTCGCGGCTGCGCATGGGCGACCGGCTCGCCGACACCATCGCCAAGCACGTGCCGATGGACAAGATCGACGTCGTCATGCCGATTCCGGACTCCGCGCGCCCCGCGGCCATGGAGGTCGCCCGCAAGCTGGGCATCGAGTACCGCGAGGGCTTCTATAAGAACCGCTACGTGGGACGCACGTTCATCATGCCGGGGCAGGCGGTGCGCAAGAAGAGCGTGCGCCAGAAGCTCAACGCCATGTCGACCGAGTTCCAGGGCAAGAACGTGCTCCTGATCGACGACTCGATCGTGCGCGGCACGACCTCGAAGCAGATCATCCAGATGGCCAGGGATGCCGGTGCCACCTCGGTCACGTTCGCCTCGGCGGCGCCGCCCGTACGGCATCCGCATGTCTACGGCATCAACATGCCCTCGCGTCACGAGCTGATCGCCCACGGCCGGACGATCCCCGAGATCGCCGAGGAGCTGGGCTGCGACCACCTCGTGTACCAGGAGGTCGAGGACCTCAAGGCCGCGATCACCGAGGGATCGGTGCTCAGCGACCTCGACATGAGCTGCTTCGACGGCCGGTACGTCACCGGCACCGTCAGCGACGAGTACCTCGCGTGGGTGGAGGGGTCGCAGACCTCGTGA
- the purM gene encoding phosphoribosylformylglycinamidine cyclo-ligase: protein MAASPTNPYSEAGVDTAAGDLAVELMKSSVRATHGPEVLGGVGGFAGLFDASALRDFRRPLLATSTDGVGTKVAIAQAIDKHDTIGQDLVGMVVDDIVVVGAKPLFMTDYIACGKVFPQRIADIVRGIAEACSATGTALVGGETAEHPGLLGPRDYDVAGAATGVVEADGILGADRVQDGDVVLAVASSGLHSNGYSLVRHIVTNAGIGYGDNAADFGMTWGEALLEPTRLYTLPLLRLIEKLGGATGAGGVHSLSHVTGGGIAANLARVLPQGSWAEVDRSTWSPSPVFRVLSDIAGSTLESAEGTWNLGIGFLAVISAETKDAAIAALEAEGMPAWQVGTVGFGARPAGEFEQGAKGVDGGAVRLVGAYADGAK, encoded by the coding sequence GTGGCTGCCTCCCCCACCAATCCCTATTCCGAAGCCGGCGTCGATACCGCTGCAGGCGATCTCGCCGTCGAGCTGATGAAGTCCTCCGTGCGCGCGACGCACGGCCCTGAAGTGCTGGGCGGTGTCGGCGGATTCGCCGGACTGTTCGACGCGAGTGCGCTGCGCGACTTCCGTCGCCCACTGCTGGCGACGAGCACCGACGGCGTCGGCACGAAGGTCGCCATCGCGCAGGCCATCGACAAGCACGACACGATCGGCCAGGATCTGGTCGGCATGGTCGTCGACGACATCGTCGTCGTGGGGGCGAAGCCGCTCTTCATGACCGACTACATCGCCTGCGGCAAGGTCTTCCCGCAGCGCATCGCCGACATCGTGCGGGGCATCGCCGAGGCGTGCTCCGCCACGGGCACAGCCCTCGTCGGCGGCGAGACGGCAGAGCACCCCGGTCTGCTCGGCCCGCGCGACTACGACGTCGCCGGTGCGGCGACCGGCGTGGTCGAGGCCGACGGCATCCTCGGTGCCGACCGGGTGCAGGACGGCGACGTCGTGCTGGCGGTCGCATCCAGCGGGCTGCACTCCAACGGCTACTCGCTCGTGCGTCACATCGTCACGAACGCGGGCATCGGCTACGGCGACAACGCCGCCGACTTCGGCATGACCTGGGGAGAGGCTCTTCTCGAGCCGACGCGCCTCTACACGCTGCCGCTGCTGCGTCTCATCGAGAAGCTCGGCGGTGCGACGGGGGCGGGTGGCGTCCACTCGCTCAGCCACGTCACCGGCGGCGGCATCGCGGCGAACCTCGCCCGTGTGCTCCCACAGGGCAGCTGGGCCGAGGTCGACCGCAGCACCTGGTCGCCGAGCCCGGTCTTCCGCGTGCTCAGCGACATCGCCGGGTCGACGCTCGAATCCGCCGAGGGCACCTGGAACCTCGGCATCGGATTCCTCGCGGTGATCTCGGCGGAGACGAAGGATGCCGCGATCGCGGCCCTCGAGGCCGAGGGCATGCCGGCGTGGCAGGTCGGCACGGTGGGCTTCGGCGCACGTCCGGCCGGAGAGTTCGAACAGGGCGCCAAGGGCGTCGACGGTGGAGCGGTGCGCCTGGTCGGCGCCTACGCGGACGGAGCGAAGTAA
- a CDS encoding HtaA domain-containing protein: MNATASAPTESRRIRVLLAAFLSFLLIAAGAVIVPPAHAADGSVTASVTSAGSAGLTVQVEATGLPGVPSVYAALIVKGTEGGLSGPGGGYAAFAQPFPTVSAGATSFTLTAPAGSLDRAQVYEVLIWQQHSIPNAETIYARGDVAVSAAQWDSVLGAAPTDPGTDPGTDPGTDPGTDPGTDPGTDPGTKQPTEPSIAVFLADGSTPVGTTPLKAGDKVVVKGSGYDPTANVGGRGVPIPANLPQGTYVVFGNFAATWQPSSGAASSTRSIGAQAWALSETVLNQVPAQYQAAIRGQWVDIAADGTFRATLTLKDAAATPGSYGIYTYGAGGVTNAAQEKSVPLAYGPTPTLTATVTAATAADGLTVTAAGSKLGSVTGAYVALIEKGTEADVTAGGGFLAMQYVRGITGGAFSVDLTAPADTLDRTKTYEVIAWQQHTMPNAGTIYARSTVAISDAQWNALLPAPAPAVTTTVKSATAAEGLTVAAAGTDLGAVTGAYVALIEKGTEADVTAGGGFLAMQYVRGITGGAFSVDLTAPADTLDRTKTYEVIAWQQHTMPNAGTIYARSTVAVTPAQWDAITGKKPETPKPPTKPTTPAKPAATVPGGLLRWGISTSFTEYVVGDIAKGAIDVSGGATRSGGRFQFGQTVGGDYDRASGLGSVVYRGAVRFTGHGGVLDVTVSNPQIRITSAQSATLSVTHAGATVPFATLDLSKATVVKSNGAVTYAAAPASLTAAGRDTVLSGFSTNLDPVSFTIGSVAAAPSGTTGTVAAAVVKVKREIPSTPPATDGIEIAEGELAALQAGRSATFTASGFEPNETGIRVVVYSTPVLLDTVTADAAGVATWTGTLPAGLEDGAHTLTLQGSVDRGLAFTLTRQTAALGACTVEGATLEWGYKESFRTYIEGIAAGGWTLTDVTYDYPDYVWTGGAGSFDDETRTGLVTFGGSIRFTGHGGALDTTLVNARLELAGDTGYIVFDVLGTTQDGQSVDQKGVRLAEFDLADAVVVDGSLSLDEVPTSLTEAGAAAFGTYAAGEELDPLTAVLPVDSECGVTAPADVPDESEGTAAAASVTAATVPDGAPIWPWIVGGLLIVALGVGGGVLIGRRTARGARGDESSELATEV; the protein is encoded by the coding sequence GTGAACGCCACAGCCTCAGCACCCACGGAGAGTCGCCGCATACGCGTGCTGCTCGCCGCCTTCCTCTCGTTCCTCCTGATCGCGGCCGGCGCGGTGATCGTCCCGCCGGCGCACGCGGCCGACGGCTCCGTCACGGCCTCGGTGACCTCGGCGGGTAGCGCGGGTCTCACCGTGCAGGTCGAGGCGACTGGTCTCCCCGGAGTCCCGAGCGTCTACGCGGCGCTCATCGTGAAGGGCACCGAGGGCGGGCTGTCCGGTCCGGGTGGCGGATACGCCGCGTTCGCACAGCCGTTCCCGACGGTGAGCGCCGGAGCGACCTCGTTCACCCTGACTGCGCCGGCCGGCTCGCTCGACCGCGCCCAGGTGTACGAGGTGCTGATCTGGCAGCAGCACTCCATCCCGAACGCGGAGACGATCTACGCCCGCGGCGACGTCGCGGTCTCCGCCGCCCAGTGGGACTCGGTCTTGGGCGCGGCACCGACGGACCCCGGCACCGACCCCGGCACCGACCCCGGCACGGACCCAGGCACCGATCCCGGCACGGATCCCGGCACTGACCCAGGCACGAAGCAGCCGACCGAGCCGTCGATCGCGGTGTTCCTGGCCGATGGCTCGACGCCCGTGGGCACGACCCCTCTGAAGGCGGGCGACAAGGTCGTCGTGAAGGGCTCCGGCTACGACCCGACCGCGAACGTGGGCGGACGAGGGGTGCCGATCCCGGCGAACCTCCCGCAGGGCACGTACGTCGTGTTCGGCAACTTCGCCGCCACCTGGCAGCCGTCGTCAGGGGCCGCGAGCTCGACTCGTTCGATCGGGGCGCAGGCATGGGCGCTGTCCGAGACCGTGCTCAACCAGGTCCCGGCGCAGTACCAGGCCGCGATCCGCGGGCAGTGGGTCGACATCGCGGCCGACGGCACCTTCCGGGCGACGCTGACGCTGAAGGACGCCGCAGCCACCCCCGGCTCCTACGGCATCTACACGTACGGTGCCGGCGGCGTCACCAACGCCGCCCAGGAGAAGAGCGTCCCGCTCGCCTACGGCCCGACCCCGACCCTCACCGCGACCGTCACAGCGGCCACCGCAGCCGACGGCCTGACCGTCACGGCGGCGGGCTCGAAGCTCGGCAGCGTCACCGGGGCGTACGTCGCCCTGATCGAGAAGGGGACGGAGGCGGACGTCACCGCCGGGGGCGGGTTCCTCGCGATGCAGTACGTGCGCGGTATCACCGGTGGCGCCTTCAGCGTCGACCTGACGGCCCCGGCCGACACGCTCGACCGCACCAAGACCTATGAGGTCATCGCGTGGCAGCAGCACACGATGCCGAATGCCGGCACGATCTACGCGCGTTCGACGGTCGCGATCAGCGACGCCCAATGGAACGCTCTGCTGCCAGCCCCCGCACCCGCCGTCACGACGACGGTGAAGTCCGCGACCGCGGCCGAGGGGCTGACGGTCGCGGCGGCAGGCACCGATCTCGGCGCCGTCACGGGCGCCTACGTCGCCCTGATCGAGAAGGGGACGGAGGCGGACGTCACCGCCGGGGGCGGGTTCCTCGCGATGCAGTACGTGCGCGGTATCACCGGTGGCGCCTTCAGCGTCGACCTGACGGCCCCGGCCGACACGCTCGACCGCACCAAGACCTATGAGGTCATCGCGTGGCAGCAGCACACGATGCCGAATGCCGGCACCATCTACGCCCGATCGACGGTGGCCGTCACCCCCGCGCAGTGGGATGCGATCACGGGCAAGAAGCCGGAGACTCCGAAGCCTCCGACGAAGCCCACGACACCCGCCAAGCCCGCGGCCACCGTGCCCGGCGGCCTCCTGCGGTGGGGCATCTCGACGTCGTTCACGGAGTATGTGGTCGGCGACATCGCGAAGGGCGCGATCGACGTGTCCGGCGGCGCGACCCGGTCGGGCGGACGGTTCCAGTTCGGGCAGACCGTCGGCGGCGACTACGACCGCGCGAGCGGACTCGGCAGCGTCGTCTACCGCGGGGCGGTGCGCTTCACCGGCCACGGCGGCGTGCTCGACGTCACGGTCTCGAACCCGCAGATCCGCATCACCTCCGCGCAGTCGGCGACCCTCTCCGTGACGCACGCGGGTGCGACCGTCCCGTTCGCGACGCTCGATCTGTCGAAGGCCACCGTCGTGAAGTCCAACGGAGCGGTCACATACGCGGCGGCGCCGGCCAGCCTCACGGCAGCCGGTCGCGACACGGTGCTCTCGGGCTTCTCGACGAACCTCGACCCGGTCTCGTTCACGATCGGGTCGGTCGCGGCAGCGCCCTCCGGCACCACCGGCACGGTCGCGGCCGCGGTCGTGAAGGTCAAGCGGGAGATCCCCTCGACGCCTCCGGCGACCGACGGCATCGAGATCGCCGAGGGCGAGCTCGCGGCACTGCAGGCCGGGCGGTCTGCGACGTTCACGGCATCCGGGTTCGAGCCGAACGAGACCGGCATCCGGGTCGTGGTGTACTCCACGCCGGTGCTGCTCGACACCGTGACAGCGGATGCCGCAGGCGTCGCGACCTGGACGGGCACGCTGCCCGCAGGGCTCGAGGACGGCGCCCACACGCTGACCCTGCAGGGATCCGTCGACCGCGGACTGGCGTTCACTCTGACCAGGCAGACCGCGGCACTCGGCGCCTGCACGGTCGAGGGCGCGACGCTCGAGTGGGGCTACAAGGAATCGTTCCGCACCTACATCGAGGGCATCGCCGCGGGCGGCTGGACTCTCACCGACGTGACCTACGACTACCCGGACTACGTGTGGACCGGTGGCGCCGGCTCCTTCGACGACGAGACGCGCACGGGTCTCGTCACCTTCGGCGGCAGCATCCGGTTCACCGGTCACGGCGGCGCACTCGATACCACTCTCGTGAACGCGCGGCTCGAACTCGCCGGCGACACCGGGTACATCGTCTTCGACGTGCTCGGCACCACGCAGGACGGCCAGAGCGTCGACCAGAAGGGCGTGCGTCTCGCCGAGTTCGACCTGGCGGATGCCGTGGTTGTCGACGGCAGCCTCTCGCTCGACGAGGTCCCGACCTCTCTCACCGAGGCGGGAGCAGCGGCCTTCGGCACCTATGCCGCGGGCGAGGAGCTCGATCCCCTCACCGCGGTGCTCCCCGTCGATTCCGAGTGCGGCGTGACCGCGCCCGCGGACGTCCCCGATGAGTCGGAGGGTACGGCGGCCGCGGCATCCGTCACGGCAGCGACCGTGCCGGACGGCGCGCCGATCTGGCCGTGGATCGTCGGCGGACTGCTGATCGTGGCGCTGGGCGTGGGAGGCGGCGTGCTGATCGGCCGGCGCACCGCACGCGGCGCTCGGGGCGACGAGTCGAGCGAGCTCGCGACGGAGGTCTGA
- a CDS encoding heme/hemin ABC transporter substrate-binding protein, which translates to MRRLPAVLVSAVLAVALAGCAGSAATGSPPAASAEESCPQASVPLSDLDLVDDVRAVTGGSTACLSSQAIDPVDDDSAPQLPVTVTDSEGRTVEISDVDRILPIDISGTIASTVFALGLGDQVVGRDSSTRFAGTEDLPVVTKTGHTLNAEAILELAPTVILTDTTIGPKEIRQQLRDAGIAIVVISSDRRLDTTDELVTEIAAALGVPRRGAALIERLDTDLEATRAEIAEVVPADVDDRARMLFLYVRGNANIYYMFGEDSGADSLIDAVGGVDVAAEIGWEGMKPMTAEALVAAKPDVLVMMTDGLESVDGIDGLIERIPAIAETPAGAHRRVIDMEDSEILSFGPRSADVIAAIARALYAPASGSASGSASDPAPSEPSEPAT; encoded by the coding sequence ATGCGTCGCCTTCCCGCCGTCCTCGTCTCCGCCGTGCTCGCGGTCGCCCTGGCCGGCTGCGCGGGGTCTGCCGCGACCGGATCACCCCCGGCAGCGAGTGCAGAGGAGAGCTGCCCGCAGGCATCCGTTCCCCTCTCCGACCTCGATCTCGTGGACGACGTCCGCGCCGTGACGGGCGGCTCCACGGCCTGCCTGTCGAGCCAGGCGATCGACCCCGTCGACGACGACAGCGCCCCCCAGCTGCCGGTCACCGTCACCGACAGCGAAGGCCGGACGGTCGAGATCAGCGACGTCGACCGCATCCTGCCCATCGACATCTCGGGCACCATCGCCTCGACCGTTTTCGCTCTCGGACTCGGCGATCAGGTGGTCGGACGCGATTCGTCGACCCGGTTCGCCGGGACAGAGGACCTGCCCGTGGTCACGAAGACCGGCCACACCCTCAACGCCGAGGCGATCCTCGAGCTCGCACCCACGGTCATCCTCACCGACACCACGATCGGGCCGAAGGAGATCCGCCAGCAGCTGCGCGACGCCGGCATCGCGATCGTCGTGATCTCGAGCGACCGACGCCTCGACACCACGGATGAGCTGGTGACCGAGATCGCCGCCGCACTGGGGGTCCCCCGCCGCGGTGCCGCACTGATCGAGCGCCTCGACACCGACCTCGAGGCGACGCGGGCCGAGATCGCCGAGGTCGTGCCGGCCGACGTCGACGACCGAGCGCGGATGCTCTTCCTCTATGTGCGCGGCAACGCCAACATCTACTACATGTTCGGCGAGGACTCCGGCGCTGATTCCCTCATCGACGCGGTCGGCGGAGTCGACGTCGCCGCTGAGATCGGGTGGGAGGGGATGAAGCCGATGACCGCCGAGGCGCTCGTCGCCGCGAAGCCCGATGTGCTCGTCATGATGACCGACGGGCTCGAGTCCGTCGACGGGATCGACGGTCTCATCGAGCGCATCCCGGCGATCGCCGAGACGCCGGCGGGCGCCCACCGTCGCGTCATCGACATGGAGGACAGCGAGATCCTGAGCTTCGGTCCGCGCTCGGCCGACGTGATCGCCGCCATCGCTCGCGCACTCTACGCCCCGGCATCCGGCTCGGCGTCCGGCTCTGCCTCCGACCCCGCGCCCTCCGAGCCCTCCGAGCCCGCGACGTGA
- a CDS encoding FecCD family ABC transporter permease translates to MSGEVVTRVPTRHRGLRFTLVVAGLTVALLATCILSITSGQYSLSPTDLIGVLLRGIGIDTAWAPAEATDYGVINNLRLPRLVLGLLVGVALAVSGVLMQAIFGNPLADAGVVGVSSGAALGAAASITLGLASFGMWTTPAFAFLGGLAAVLAVYFISRSGGRTEVVTLLLTGIAINAIAGAGMAFLTFLGTTSTREQIVFWQLGSLNGALWSNVALVAPLVAIGVVVAVVVSAQLDLFALGERTARHLGVRVELLRMAVIVTVAVLVCAAVAFAGIIGFAGLVVPHLMRMLIGPAHLPLMIASALGGALLIAVADLVARTAVPLADLPIGMITSLVGGPFFLWLLVRTRRRSGGWA, encoded by the coding sequence GTGAGCGGCGAGGTCGTCACCCGCGTGCCGACCCGGCACCGCGGGCTCCGCTTCACGCTCGTCGTGGCCGGTCTGACTGTCGCGCTCCTCGCGACCTGCATCCTCTCGATCACGAGCGGGCAGTACTCGCTCTCCCCGACCGACCTGATCGGCGTGCTGCTGCGCGGGATCGGCATCGACACCGCCTGGGCTCCCGCCGAGGCGACCGATTACGGCGTGATCAACAACCTGCGCCTCCCCCGACTGGTGCTCGGCCTGCTCGTCGGCGTCGCTCTCGCCGTCTCGGGCGTGCTCATGCAGGCGATCTTCGGCAACCCGCTGGCGGATGCCGGGGTCGTCGGCGTCTCCTCGGGCGCGGCGCTCGGAGCGGCCGCGAGCATCACCCTCGGCCTGGCCTCGTTCGGCATGTGGACGACACCCGCCTTCGCATTCCTGGGCGGACTCGCCGCCGTGCTCGCTGTCTACTTCATCAGCCGATCCGGTGGACGCACCGAGGTCGTCACGCTGCTCCTGACGGGCATCGCGATCAATGCGATCGCCGGCGCCGGCATGGCGTTCCTGACCTTCCTCGGCACGACGTCGACCCGCGAGCAGATCGTGTTCTGGCAGCTCGGATCACTGAACGGAGCGCTCTGGTCGAACGTCGCGCTGGTCGCCCCGCTCGTCGCGATCGGCGTCGTCGTCGCCGTGGTCGTCTCCGCGCAGCTCGATCTCTTCGCCCTCGGCGAGCGCACCGCCCGACACCTCGGCGTTCGCGTCGAGCTGCTGCGGATGGCCGTGATCGTCACTGTCGCGGTGCTCGTCTGCGCGGCCGTCGCGTTCGCTGGGATCATCGGATTCGCCGGGCTCGTGGTGCCGCACCTCATGCGCATGCTCATCGGCCCCGCCCACCTGCCGCTCATGATCGCCTCGGCCCTCGGCGGAGCGCTCCTGATCGCGGTCGCCGACCTCGTCGCCCGCACTGCCGTGCCGCTCGCCGACCTGCCCATCGGCATGATCACCTCGCTGGTGGGCGGCCCGTTCTTCCTGTGGCTGCTGGTGCGCACGCGACGCAGGTCCGGAGGATGGGCATGA